The Meriones unguiculatus strain TT.TT164.6M chromosome 14, Bangor_MerUng_6.1, whole genome shotgun sequence sequence tgccttccaggtgtggccactggCCAGCaaaacatgatgacatcataggttcctaggcaacccagaagcaggtttggttccaaaatactaacacaaagaaaaaaaaaatgccatcatTAAAGATACTGTTTGCTTCAAAACAAATTCTATTTTGGAGTCAAACATGCTGAACTCTTCCGGAGTGAGTAATCTGGGTGGGTGGTATTGTCAAACATTTTATGCAATCTGAACTTCCTGAGGTTCCACAGACAACATCCCAGAGTCAGGTACTTTGGCATGGTGAGAGGCCTTCCAATTGACTTCAGGATCAAAGTCCTTCTCACCTCTTATCCTTCCCAGTACAGACAGTATTCTGTGAAGGTCCCGTCTCTGGCTTAAGTCTAGATATGCCAAAGAAGAAATGATAGCCTCTGGTCCTTTCTCTGAGTTTCCAGTGGCTAAGCTCATATCGCAGAAAGGAAGACTAATATATGTCCACACAGCCAGACCAACTTTGTCACACATCTTTGCCCTCTGTTCTGCTGTGCTGACCAAGCGTACCTTGTTGTAAGCCACTGTGAGTTCTCCAAGTTACATTACTAGATATTATTTACTATACTTCTAAAAACTGTCCAATTCTACCTTATAGAAATGATGTATATAAACTTCTGAATAACATTGGCCCAAACTGttatttttagattatttatttgCATGCCCTTTCTTCCAAGTATCTGTATTTGTGAGTTTGTTTCAGATGATACTGAGAGGATAAAGGGCAAATTTCTTCTGTCCTTACAAATACAATAAACTGATTATCTGCCTGATTGAAATTAGCATTTTttttatctcagaagcagaaagacacacatggtatatactcactcataagcggatattagacatataatataagataaacatactaaattctgtacagctaaagaagctaatcaagaaggaggactctaggtaagatgctcaatcttcattcagaaaggcaaagtggatggacatcagaagagggtagaaaacagggaacaggacaggagcctaccacagagagcatctgaaagactctacccagcagggtatcaaagcagatactgagactcatagccaaacttttggcagagttcagggaatcttatgaaagaaggggggatagaaagacctggagaggacaggagctccacaaggagaacaacagaaccaaaaaatctgggctcaggggtcatttctgagactgatactccaaccaaggacctttcatggagataacctagaacccctgcacagatgtagcccatggcagctcaatgtccaagtgagctccctagtaatgggaacagggactgtctctaacatgaattcagtggcctgctctttgattacctacccctcagtggggagcagccttaccaggccacagaggaagacaatgcagccactcctgatgagaccttatagccTAGAattagagagaaggggaggaacacttcccctatcagtggactggggaacaggtctgggtggagaagagggaaggagcgtgaggttgggaggggaggaaggagggagctacaggtgggatacactGTGAttaataaactgtgattaataaaaattaaaataaaatatatcttaaaaaaagaaattaccgGGAGGACTCGATGGTGTGCACCGCGTGCCGAAGGCGGCCTCCGCCGCGTGTTCCAGACACGGCGGACTTCCTTCACCCCCACATGTGATGTTAGAGTGCGGAGACCAGAAGTCCTCAGGTGCGTTACCCTCGGTCCCAGGTGACTTTGAGACGATGCGTGACCAGGATCTGCAGCCAGAAATGCATCTCAGCCCCACCGTGCAGCGCGTTTGAAAGTAGGATGATTTTCCTGGCGCGAATGCTTCCCTTCGTACACAGCGGCTGCTCAGTTAACAAAGCTCTCACCTTCCAGAAACGTGCGAGGCAAAACGTGTGCTATGGAGAGTCCTGCACAGTGAGAAACTGACTCTATATACAATTGATTATACTTCCAGAGTCCCAGGCCCTAGTCATTCCTCCAATCACGTGACGTTTAGAACGCCAGGGCTGAATTGGAAGAGGAGCAAAGGCTTCTGAAAAGTCTTTGAAAGCCTCTCAAAATACATCCAGTGGTGTATAAGCAGCTAGAAGACTAAGCTTGACAGAACTAATTGGCTGCGTGATTAGTTATGCCATCAAATTCTATCTAGAAGTTGAAGcatcatttttaataaatattgtgTGGATAGAATAAGAGGATGGCCTTTCAATTCAATTTCAGTATAGAAGAAGATCTGGAAAATAAAGTAGCACCCCTTGGTGATGGAACTTTGACCCTGGATTCATCATCAGTCTCAAAAAGTCAAAACGGAAAGCAGGACAGAAAGTCTTCTGCAGAACTGTCGGGTGTGCCTGCAGATTGCTTGTGGGACTGCTCCTCAGTGGGAAATGCAGCTTCCTCTGAAGACACTGACAGCCCACTCAGGACAACTGACAGGTCAGGTGACCCAGAAGCCTGTGAAAAACAGCCCTCCTTGAGAGCTGCTAAAGAACATGCTATGCCTCACGATTTTAATCAGGTCTTAGAAAATAAAGTTATGGAAAGGTTGCCTGGTCCCCAGCATGTTAACACAACAGTAGTGAAAACCATCTCGTTGAAAGAGAAATTCCCCGGAGAAAACATAGTTTCAGAAAGCTTTTCTTCGCATTCTGATCTGATTCCAGGTGTTTATGAAGGAGGCTTAAAAATCTGGGAATGTACCTTTGATCTCCTGGCTTATTTCACAAAGGCCAACGTGGAATTTGCTGGACAAAAAGTGTTGGATCTTGGCTGTGGATCCGGATTGCTTGGAATAACTGCATCGaaaggaggagctggagaagtTCATTTTCAAGATTATAACAGCTTGGTGACTGATGAAGTTACCTTACCTAATTGTAGTTGCTAACTTCCCTTTGCAGGATGACAGTAATGATGTAAATGAGCCAGATGAGAAAAGACAAAGGAAGTCAAAAGTAGCCCAAGAAATATGTAAATGCCGGTTATTCTCTGGGGAGTGGTCTGAGTTTTGTAAGCTTGTATTAAGTGAAAAAGTGTTTGTGAAATATGACCTCATTCTCACTTCAGAAACCATTTATAATCCAGATTATTACAGCACTTTGCATGAAACATTTCTCAGACTGTTGAGTAGGAATGGCCATGTGCTTCTAGCAAGCAAGGCACATTATTTTGGTGTTGGTGGTGGCGTTTATCTTTTTCAGAAGTTTGTAGAAGAAAGGGGTGTATTTGAGACTAGAACACTTGAAATAATTGATGAGGGTCTCAAGAGATTTCTAATTGAAATGACCTTTAAGCACCCCAGTTAATAGACACTGAATGGCCTAATGAAATAAACAGAATAACCCAGAACACTTCCTTTTTTCTGAAATTACGGTGTTTCTATGATCTTGCTTATTGAAATAATAAGCCAAGTATGGTAGCAGCCTTATGTAAAACTGCAAGTTTCCATGAGAATTTGATGAGCTTTTGAATCACTTTGTACAGAAGTTCTTTCCCATAGCACACAAGAGCCCACTAATATGTACAATCAGTATGTATTAAttgaaatatatgaaaaaaaactaaaaatgtattTTCCCATCTGTAAAACAGGGCTTGCAATAGTATCTCTAGAATTCTTTAAAGAACAAGTTAATGTTGGGTACCATGGACCAATTATACTTCCTATGTATGaataaaaagtcttttttaagaaaaaaaaagaaattaccatttttttcaaattcttttcaATCAGCTCTCAATCACATCTCTAAAAGcatttaaatgtattttcccTAAGCATGTATGTTGTGTAATTGACAGTGTACACAAATAAAAAGTCATTGCATAGCTCCATATAGGGGTAGGGATGTATTTaagtgtgattgtgtgtgtatggatatgtataattatatttgtgtgttttgggGTGTGTGATTGTATGTGtattgttgtgtatgtgtgtgagtgtgcacatatgtgattgtgtgtgtggctgtgtataTATGcggttttgttgtgtgtgtttgtgtgtgagtatatgtgtgtgagtgattttcatatgtgcatatttatgtacatgagtttgtgttgttgtctgtgtgtgtggttgtctgtgtgtgtgcgcgtgcacacaagGGCACCTGGGCAGTATCTGAAAAAGGTGAATACAGCAGTTTTTGGAATTTGCATGAAATGGatttggaaaatgaaataaaatgagcaCTAGTCATTAGACAAGACCACAAGAGAACTCTAGATTTTTGCTTGATCCATCTATTTTGCCCTTTTGATCATTTTTGTTCTGTGAATCTCTAAGAGCACTCCTGAGATAAGTGATTTTGAAATGGCCATTTAACATTTGGTGAGGGCTTTAAGAGAAAGGATCAGACAGACTAGCTAGGAAAAATCAATATTTTCCTAATGACCTTTATACATTTAGCCATGCTTCAAGCAAGACAGATCACCTGTGTGGTTTATAAAGCAGTTACATTTTTCTTAAGATTCTTTGAAAGTTGCACAGTAATTGGCTTTTATTCCCCAAGCAACAAGTTAACAAGGCTGAGATTCctaatgctaaaaataaaaaggtcTTGTTGGCCACGATAGACTtt is a genomic window containing:
- the LOC110549428 gene encoding LOW QUALITY PROTEIN: histidine protein methyltransferase 1 homolog (The sequence of the model RefSeq protein was modified relative to this genomic sequence to represent the inferred CDS: deleted 1 base in 1 codon), producing the protein MAFQFNFSIEEDLENKVAPLGDGTLTLDSSSVSKSQNGKQDRKSSAELSGVPADCLWDCSSVGNAASSEDTDSPLRTTDRSGDPEACEKQPSLRAAKEHAMPHDFNQVLENKVMERLPGPQHVNTTVVKTISLKEKFPGENIVSESFSSHSDLIPGVYEGGLKIWECTFDLLAYFTKANVEFAGQKVLDLGCGSGLLGITASKGGAGEVHFQDYNSLVTDEVTLPNVVANFPLQDDSNDVNEPDEKRQRKSKVAQEICKCRLFSGEWSEFCKLVLSEKVFVKYDLILTSETIYNPDYYSTLHETFLRLLSRNGHVLLASKAHYFGVGGGVYLFQKFVEERGVFETRTLEIIDEGLKRFLIEMTFKHPS